A stretch of the Macaca mulatta isolate MMU2019108-1 chromosome 14, T2T-MMU8v2.0, whole genome shotgun sequence genome encodes the following:
- the LOC144334507 gene encoding olfactory receptor 9I1-like: MIKSSHYCLNLSSMRRYYYYFLISVDNIGFMAENGTMVTEFVLMGFRLQAELQIGLFFVFLVVFLITMVGNLGMIVLIQTEPRLQTPMYFFLSHLSFLDICYTSVIVPQFLETLGTDKMVITYERCASQFFFFTLCASTECFLLAVMAYDRYVAVCNPLLYAIAMTPQTRLGLVAGAYAGAIVNSVIRTGCTFSITFCKSNYVDFFFCDLPPLLKLACSATRPWEWVIYLLAFLVITTSISVILTSYLFIIQAILKIRTAGGKAKTFSTCASHMTAVTLFFGTLIFIYLKGDMGKSLEEDKIVSIFYTVVIPMLNPMIYSLRNKDVKEALKKVFNRMRVSQTE, encoded by the coding sequence ATGATCAAGTCAAGCCACTACTGCCTTAATTTATCTTCGATGAgacgttattattattattttttaatttcagtggATAACATTGGCTTCATGGCAGAGAATGGCACCATGGTGACAGAATTTGTTCTGATGGGGTTCCGGTTGCAGGCAGAGCTGCAGATAggtcttttctttgtgtttctggtCGTTTTTCTCATCACCATGGTGGGCAACCTGGGCATGATTGTGCTAATTCAGACTGAACCTCGGCTCCAGACTCCCATGTACTTCTTTCTCAGTCATCTTTCCTTCCTGGACATTTGCTACACTTCTGTTATTGTTCCTCAGTTTCTTGAGACTTTGGGAACTGATAAGATGGTCATCACCTATGAGCGCTGTGCCAGCCAATTCTTCTTTTTCACACTCTGTGCTAGCACTGAGTGTTTCCTTTTGGCTGTGATGGCTTATGACCGCTACGTGGCTGTGTGTAACCCTCTCCTCTATGCCATAGCCATGACACCACAGACCCGCCTGGGGCTGGTGGCTGGGGCATATGCTGGTGCCATAGTCAATTCTGTGATCCGCACTGGCTGCACCTTCTCTATCACCTTCTGTAAGTCCAACTATGTAGACTTCTTTTTCTGTGACCTCCCACCCCTGCTGAAGCTTGCCTGTAGTGCAACCAGGCCATGGGAATGGGTAATCTACCTCTTAGCTTTTCTGGTCATCACAACCAGCATTTCAGTGATTCTTACGTCATACTTGTTCATCATTCAGGCTATTCTGAAGATTCGtacagcaggtggcaaagccaagACCTTCTCCACCTGTGCTTCTCACATGACTGCAGTGACTCTTTTCTTTGGAACACTCATATTCATATACCTGAAAGGCGACATGGGCAAATCTCTTGAGGAAGACAAGATTGTGTCAATATTTTACACTGTGGTCATCCCCATGCTAAATCCAATGATCTACAGCCTGAGAAACAAAGACGTGAAGGAGGCTCTGAAGAAAGTTTTCAACAGGATGAGGGTTTCCCAAACAGAGTAA